In Astatotilapia calliptera chromosome 23, fAstCal1.2, whole genome shotgun sequence, a genomic segment contains:
- the ddr2a gene encoding discoidin domain-containing receptor 2 isoform X1 has translation MKHLWDIHFLLLILVYLLGGVTSQVNPGVCRYPLGMSGGQIQDEDISASSQWSESTAARYGRLDFEEGDGAWCPEITVEPDNLKEFLQIDLRSLHFITLVGTQGRHAGGMGNEFAQMYKIKYSRDGSRWISWRNRQGKQVIEGNRNAYDIVLKDLEPPIIARYVRFMPVTDHSMNVCMRVELYGCEWLDGLVSYNVPVGEQMNLPAYPVYLNDSVYDGAIIYSMTEGLGQLTDGVCGLDDFTVSHERNGWPGYDYVGWNNESFPSGFVEIMFEFDRIRNFTTMKVHCNNMFSRHVKAFRQVVCYFRSDSDWEATPLSFSPAADEKNPTARFVIVNLANHMASAIKCQFYFADAWMLFSEITFQSDTAMYNTTLAPPEQTPNTPPEDDPTHKVDDSNTRILIGCLVAIIFILVAIIVIMLWRQVWQKMLEKASRQMLDDELTTSLSIQSETLGYHTHNQSNTTNAQESNSTYEHIFPLGPDYQEPSRLISKLPEFSQRTEEPSSTSTSASKSTASFAVQDGVPHYAEADVVNLQGVTGSNTYAIPAVTMDLLSGKDVAVEEFPRKLLTFKEKLGEGQFGEVHLCEAEGMQEFMNKEFLFDITEDEPVLVAVKMLRSDANKNARNDFLKEIKIMSRLKDPNIIRLLAVCIHSDPFCMITEYMENGDLNQFLSRHEPEGHLALLSNAPTVSFSNLCYMATQIASGMKYLSSLNFVHRDLATRNCLVGKKYTIKIADFGMSRNLYSGDYYRIQGRAVLPIRWMSWESILLGKFTTASDVWAFGVTLWEILNFCKEQPYSQLTDEQVIENTGEFFRDQKRQIYLPQPVLCPDSLYKIMLSCWRRNAKERPSFQEIHRAILEIQS, from the exons ATGAAGCACCTGTGGGACATTCACTTCCTCCTGCTCATCCTTGTCTATTTGTTAGGAGGCGTCACGTCACAGGTCAACCCAG GTGTGTGCCGGTATCCTCTGGGGATGTCAGGAGGACAGATACAGGATGAGGACATTTCTGCTTCTAGTCAGTGGTCTGAATCCACAGCTGCAAGATACGGCAG GTTGGACTTTGAGGAGGGCGATGGCGCGTGGTGTCCGGAGATAACAGTGGAGCCAGACAACCTGAAGGAATTCCTCCAGATTGACCTGCGCTCCCTCCACTTTATCACGCTCGTGGGCACCCAAGGTCGTCACGCAGGAGGCATGGGTAATGAGTTTGCCCAGATGTACAAGATCAAGTACAGTCGTGATGGCAGTCGCTGGATCTCGTGGAGAAACAGACAGGGCAAGCAG GTGATTGAGGGAAACAGAAACGCCTACGACATTGTCCTCAAGGACCTCGAACCGCCCATAATTGCTCGCTATGTCCGCTTCATGCCAGTCACAGACCACTCCATGAATGTCTGCATGAGAGTGGAGCTCTATGGCTGTGAATGGCTGG ACGGCCTTGTTTCATACAACGTTCCAGTGGGAGAACAGATGAATTTGCCCGCTTATCCTGTTTATCTCAATGACTCTGTGTATGATGGAGCGATCATCTACAG TATGACAGAGGGCTTGGGCCAGCTGACTGATGGAGTGTGTGGCCTGGACGATTTTACAGTAAGTCATGAACGCAATGGATGGCCAGGATATGACTACGTGGGCTGGAACAATGAGAGCTTCCCGAGTGGATTTGTAGAAATAATGTTTGAGTTTGACCGCATACGAAACTTTACCACGATGAAG GTCCACTGCAACAACATGTTCTCGAGACACGTCAAAGCCTTCCGTCAGGTGGTTTGTTACTTCCGCTCTGACTCGGACTGGGAGGCCACGCCACTCTCCTTCAGCCCAGCGGCGGATGAGAAGAATCCGACTGCCCGCTTCGTCATCGTCAACCTGGCTAATCACATGGCCAGTGCCATCAAGTGCCAGTTCTATTTTGCTGATGCCTGGATGCTGTTCAGCGAGATCACCTTCCAGTCAG ACACAGCCATGTACAACACAACGCTGGCTCCACCCGAGCAAACACCTAACACACCACCAG AAGATGACCCCACACACAAAGTAGATGACAGCAACACCcgcattctgattggctgtttagtGGCCATTATCTTTATCCTTGTAGCCATAATTGTGATTATGCTGTGGAGGCAGGTGTGGCAGAAGATGCTGGAGAAG GCCTCTCGTCAGATGCTGGATGACGAACTAACTACTAGTTTGTCAATACAGAGTGAAACACTGGGCTACCACACCCACAACCAGTCGAATACAACCAATGCACAGGAGTCTAATTCCACCTATGAGCACATCTTTCCTCTCGGTCCAGACTACCAGGAACCTTCGCGCCTCATAAGTAAGCTGCCGGAGTTTTCACAGAGAACAGAAGAGCCCA GTTCGACCAGCACTTCTGCTTCTAAATCCACTGCCTCTTTTGCAGTCCAAGATGGCGTCCCTCACTACGCAGAGGCAGATGTTGTAAACCTACAAGGTGTAACTGGAAGCAACACCTATGCCATCCCTGCAGTAACTATGGACCTGTTGTCAGGGAAGGATGTTGCTGTGGAGGAGTTCCCACGAAAACTGCTCACATTTAAAGAGAAGCTTGGAGAAGGCCAGTTTGGAGAG GTCCACCTGTGTGAGGCAGAAGGAATGCAGGAGTTTATGAATAAAGAGTTTTTGTTTGACATCACAGAAGATGAGCCCGTCTTGGTGGCTGTGAAGATGCTCCGTTCAGATGCCAATAAAAATGCCAG GAATGACTtccttaaagaaataaagatcATGTCACGTTTGAAGGACCCCAACATCATTCGCCTCCTAGCTGTGTGCATCCACAGTGACCCTTTCTGCATGATCACAGAGTACATGGAGAACGGAGATCTCAACCAGTTCTTGTCCCGCCACGAACCAGAGGGACATCTTGCTCTGCTTAGCAATGCACCTACTGTGAG CTTCAGTAATCTCTGCTACATGGCCACTCAGATAGCCTCGGGGATGAAGTACCTATCCTCACTTAACTTTGTTCATCGAGACTTGGCCACACGAAACTGTCTGGTGGGCAAAAAGTACACAATAAAGATAGCTGACTTTGGCATGAGCAGAAACCTGTACAGTGGGGACTACTATCGCATCCAGGGCCGGGCAGTGCTGCCTATACGCTGGATGTCATGGGAAAGCATCCTGCTG GGGAAGTTCACCACAGCCAGCGATGTTTGGGCCTTCGGGGTGACCCTGTGGGAGATACTAAACTTCTGCAAGGAACAGCCCTACTCTCAGCTCACTGATGAGCAGGTGATAGAAAACACGGGAGAGTTTTTCAGGGACCAGAAACGACAG ATCTACCTGCCTCAACCTGTGTTGTGCCCGGACTCGCTCTACAAGATTATGCTGAGCTGCTGGAGGAGGAATGCA
- the ddr2a gene encoding discoidin domain-containing receptor 2 isoform X3 translates to MKHLWDIHFLLLILVYLLGGVTSQVNPGVCRYPLGMSGGQIQDEDISASSQWSESTAARYGRLDFEEGDGAWCPEITVEPDNLKEFLQIDLRSLHFITLVGTQGRHAGGMGNEFAQMYKIKYSRDGSRWISWRNRQGKQVIEGNRNAYDIVLKDLEPPIIARYVRFMPVTDHSMNVCMRVELYGCEWLDGLVSYNVPVGEQMNLPAYPVYLNDSVYDGAIIYSMTEGLGQLTDGVCGLDDFTVSHERNGWPGYDYVGWNNESFPSGFVEIMFEFDRIRNFTTMKVHCNNMFSRHVKAFRQVVCYFRSDSDWEATPLSFSPAADEKNPTARFVIVNLANHMASAIKCQFYFADAWMLFSEITFQSDTAMYNTTLAPPEQTPNTPPEDDPTHKVDDSNTRILIGCLVAIIFILVAIIVIMLWRQVWQKMLEKASRQMLDDELTTSLSIQSETLGYHTHNQSNTTNAQESNSTYEHIFPLGPDYQEPSRLISSTSTSASKSTASFAVQDGVPHYAEADVVNLQGVTGSNTYAIPAVTMDLLSGKDVAVEEFPRKLLTFKEKLGEGQFGEVHLCEAEGMQEFMNKEFLFDITEDEPVLVAVKMLRSDANKNARNDFLKEIKIMSRLKDPNIIRLLAVCIHSDPFCMITEYMENGDLNQFLSRHEPEGHLALLSNAPTVSFSNLCYMATQIASGMKYLSSLNFVHRDLATRNCLVGKKYTIKIADFGMSRNLYSGDYYRIQGRAVLPIRWMSWESILLGKFTTASDVWAFGVTLWEILNFCKEQPYSQLTDEQVIENTGEFFRDQKRQIYLPQPVLCPDSLYKIMLSCWRRNAKERPSFQEIHRAILEIQS, encoded by the exons ATGAAGCACCTGTGGGACATTCACTTCCTCCTGCTCATCCTTGTCTATTTGTTAGGAGGCGTCACGTCACAGGTCAACCCAG GTGTGTGCCGGTATCCTCTGGGGATGTCAGGAGGACAGATACAGGATGAGGACATTTCTGCTTCTAGTCAGTGGTCTGAATCCACAGCTGCAAGATACGGCAG GTTGGACTTTGAGGAGGGCGATGGCGCGTGGTGTCCGGAGATAACAGTGGAGCCAGACAACCTGAAGGAATTCCTCCAGATTGACCTGCGCTCCCTCCACTTTATCACGCTCGTGGGCACCCAAGGTCGTCACGCAGGAGGCATGGGTAATGAGTTTGCCCAGATGTACAAGATCAAGTACAGTCGTGATGGCAGTCGCTGGATCTCGTGGAGAAACAGACAGGGCAAGCAG GTGATTGAGGGAAACAGAAACGCCTACGACATTGTCCTCAAGGACCTCGAACCGCCCATAATTGCTCGCTATGTCCGCTTCATGCCAGTCACAGACCACTCCATGAATGTCTGCATGAGAGTGGAGCTCTATGGCTGTGAATGGCTGG ACGGCCTTGTTTCATACAACGTTCCAGTGGGAGAACAGATGAATTTGCCCGCTTATCCTGTTTATCTCAATGACTCTGTGTATGATGGAGCGATCATCTACAG TATGACAGAGGGCTTGGGCCAGCTGACTGATGGAGTGTGTGGCCTGGACGATTTTACAGTAAGTCATGAACGCAATGGATGGCCAGGATATGACTACGTGGGCTGGAACAATGAGAGCTTCCCGAGTGGATTTGTAGAAATAATGTTTGAGTTTGACCGCATACGAAACTTTACCACGATGAAG GTCCACTGCAACAACATGTTCTCGAGACACGTCAAAGCCTTCCGTCAGGTGGTTTGTTACTTCCGCTCTGACTCGGACTGGGAGGCCACGCCACTCTCCTTCAGCCCAGCGGCGGATGAGAAGAATCCGACTGCCCGCTTCGTCATCGTCAACCTGGCTAATCACATGGCCAGTGCCATCAAGTGCCAGTTCTATTTTGCTGATGCCTGGATGCTGTTCAGCGAGATCACCTTCCAGTCAG ACACAGCCATGTACAACACAACGCTGGCTCCACCCGAGCAAACACCTAACACACCACCAG AAGATGACCCCACACACAAAGTAGATGACAGCAACACCcgcattctgattggctgtttagtGGCCATTATCTTTATCCTTGTAGCCATAATTGTGATTATGCTGTGGAGGCAGGTGTGGCAGAAGATGCTGGAGAAG GCCTCTCGTCAGATGCTGGATGACGAACTAACTACTAGTTTGTCAATACAGAGTGAAACACTGGGCTACCACACCCACAACCAGTCGAATACAACCAATGCACAGGAGTCTAATTCCACCTATGAGCACATCTTTCCTCTCGGTCCAGACTACCAGGAACCTTCGCGCCTCATAA GTTCGACCAGCACTTCTGCTTCTAAATCCACTGCCTCTTTTGCAGTCCAAGATGGCGTCCCTCACTACGCAGAGGCAGATGTTGTAAACCTACAAGGTGTAACTGGAAGCAACACCTATGCCATCCCTGCAGTAACTATGGACCTGTTGTCAGGGAAGGATGTTGCTGTGGAGGAGTTCCCACGAAAACTGCTCACATTTAAAGAGAAGCTTGGAGAAGGCCAGTTTGGAGAG GTCCACCTGTGTGAGGCAGAAGGAATGCAGGAGTTTATGAATAAAGAGTTTTTGTTTGACATCACAGAAGATGAGCCCGTCTTGGTGGCTGTGAAGATGCTCCGTTCAGATGCCAATAAAAATGCCAG GAATGACTtccttaaagaaataaagatcATGTCACGTTTGAAGGACCCCAACATCATTCGCCTCCTAGCTGTGTGCATCCACAGTGACCCTTTCTGCATGATCACAGAGTACATGGAGAACGGAGATCTCAACCAGTTCTTGTCCCGCCACGAACCAGAGGGACATCTTGCTCTGCTTAGCAATGCACCTACTGTGAG CTTCAGTAATCTCTGCTACATGGCCACTCAGATAGCCTCGGGGATGAAGTACCTATCCTCACTTAACTTTGTTCATCGAGACTTGGCCACACGAAACTGTCTGGTGGGCAAAAAGTACACAATAAAGATAGCTGACTTTGGCATGAGCAGAAACCTGTACAGTGGGGACTACTATCGCATCCAGGGCCGGGCAGTGCTGCCTATACGCTGGATGTCATGGGAAAGCATCCTGCTG GGGAAGTTCACCACAGCCAGCGATGTTTGGGCCTTCGGGGTGACCCTGTGGGAGATACTAAACTTCTGCAAGGAACAGCCCTACTCTCAGCTCACTGATGAGCAGGTGATAGAAAACACGGGAGAGTTTTTCAGGGACCAGAAACGACAG ATCTACCTGCCTCAACCTGTGTTGTGCCCGGACTCGCTCTACAAGATTATGCTGAGCTGCTGGAGGAGGAATGCA
- the ddr2a gene encoding discoidin domain-containing receptor 2 isoform X5 yields MKHLWDIHFLLLILVYLLGGVTSQVNPGVCRYPLGMSGGQIQDEDISASSQWSESTAARYGRLDFEEGDGAWCPEITVEPDNLKEFLQIDLRSLHFITLVGTQGRHAGGMGNEFAQMYKIKYSRDGSRWISWRNRQGKQVIEGNRNAYDIVLKDLEPPIIARYVRFMPVTDHSMNVCMRVELYGCEWLDGLVSYNVPVGEQMNLPAYPVYLNDSVYDGAIIYSMTEGLGQLTDGVCGLDDFTVSHERNGWPGYDYVGWNNESFPSGFVEIMFEFDRIRNFTTMKVHCNNMFSRHVKAFRQVVCYFRSDSDWEATPLSFSPAADEKNPTARFVIVNLANHMASAIKCQFYFADAWMLFSEITFQSDTAMYNTTLAPPEQTPNTPPEDDPTHKVDDSNTRILIGCLVAIIFILVAIIVIMLWRQVWQKMLEKASRQMLDDELTTSLSIQSETLGYHTHNQSNTTNAQESNSTYEHIFPLGPDYQEPSRLIIQDGVPHYAEADVVNLQGVTGSNTYAIPAVTMDLLSGKDVAVEEFPRKLLTFKEKLGEGQFGEVHLCEAEGMQEFMNKEFLFDITEDEPVLVAVKMLRSDANKNARNDFLKEIKIMSRLKDPNIIRLLAVCIHSDPFCMITEYMENGDLNQFLSRHEPEGHLALLSNAPTVSFSNLCYMATQIASGMKYLSSLNFVHRDLATRNCLVGKKYTIKIADFGMSRNLYSGDYYRIQGRAVLPIRWMSWESILLGKFTTASDVWAFGVTLWEILNFCKEQPYSQLTDEQVIENTGEFFRDQKRQIYLPQPVLCPDSLYKIMLSCWRRNAKERPSFQEIHRAILEIQS; encoded by the exons ATGAAGCACCTGTGGGACATTCACTTCCTCCTGCTCATCCTTGTCTATTTGTTAGGAGGCGTCACGTCACAGGTCAACCCAG GTGTGTGCCGGTATCCTCTGGGGATGTCAGGAGGACAGATACAGGATGAGGACATTTCTGCTTCTAGTCAGTGGTCTGAATCCACAGCTGCAAGATACGGCAG GTTGGACTTTGAGGAGGGCGATGGCGCGTGGTGTCCGGAGATAACAGTGGAGCCAGACAACCTGAAGGAATTCCTCCAGATTGACCTGCGCTCCCTCCACTTTATCACGCTCGTGGGCACCCAAGGTCGTCACGCAGGAGGCATGGGTAATGAGTTTGCCCAGATGTACAAGATCAAGTACAGTCGTGATGGCAGTCGCTGGATCTCGTGGAGAAACAGACAGGGCAAGCAG GTGATTGAGGGAAACAGAAACGCCTACGACATTGTCCTCAAGGACCTCGAACCGCCCATAATTGCTCGCTATGTCCGCTTCATGCCAGTCACAGACCACTCCATGAATGTCTGCATGAGAGTGGAGCTCTATGGCTGTGAATGGCTGG ACGGCCTTGTTTCATACAACGTTCCAGTGGGAGAACAGATGAATTTGCCCGCTTATCCTGTTTATCTCAATGACTCTGTGTATGATGGAGCGATCATCTACAG TATGACAGAGGGCTTGGGCCAGCTGACTGATGGAGTGTGTGGCCTGGACGATTTTACAGTAAGTCATGAACGCAATGGATGGCCAGGATATGACTACGTGGGCTGGAACAATGAGAGCTTCCCGAGTGGATTTGTAGAAATAATGTTTGAGTTTGACCGCATACGAAACTTTACCACGATGAAG GTCCACTGCAACAACATGTTCTCGAGACACGTCAAAGCCTTCCGTCAGGTGGTTTGTTACTTCCGCTCTGACTCGGACTGGGAGGCCACGCCACTCTCCTTCAGCCCAGCGGCGGATGAGAAGAATCCGACTGCCCGCTTCGTCATCGTCAACCTGGCTAATCACATGGCCAGTGCCATCAAGTGCCAGTTCTATTTTGCTGATGCCTGGATGCTGTTCAGCGAGATCACCTTCCAGTCAG ACACAGCCATGTACAACACAACGCTGGCTCCACCCGAGCAAACACCTAACACACCACCAG AAGATGACCCCACACACAAAGTAGATGACAGCAACACCcgcattctgattggctgtttagtGGCCATTATCTTTATCCTTGTAGCCATAATTGTGATTATGCTGTGGAGGCAGGTGTGGCAGAAGATGCTGGAGAAG GCCTCTCGTCAGATGCTGGATGACGAACTAACTACTAGTTTGTCAATACAGAGTGAAACACTGGGCTACCACACCCACAACCAGTCGAATACAACCAATGCACAGGAGTCTAATTCCACCTATGAGCACATCTTTCCTCTCGGTCCAGACTACCAGGAACCTTCGCGCCTCATAA TCCAAGATGGCGTCCCTCACTACGCAGAGGCAGATGTTGTAAACCTACAAGGTGTAACTGGAAGCAACACCTATGCCATCCCTGCAGTAACTATGGACCTGTTGTCAGGGAAGGATGTTGCTGTGGAGGAGTTCCCACGAAAACTGCTCACATTTAAAGAGAAGCTTGGAGAAGGCCAGTTTGGAGAG GTCCACCTGTGTGAGGCAGAAGGAATGCAGGAGTTTATGAATAAAGAGTTTTTGTTTGACATCACAGAAGATGAGCCCGTCTTGGTGGCTGTGAAGATGCTCCGTTCAGATGCCAATAAAAATGCCAG GAATGACTtccttaaagaaataaagatcATGTCACGTTTGAAGGACCCCAACATCATTCGCCTCCTAGCTGTGTGCATCCACAGTGACCCTTTCTGCATGATCACAGAGTACATGGAGAACGGAGATCTCAACCAGTTCTTGTCCCGCCACGAACCAGAGGGACATCTTGCTCTGCTTAGCAATGCACCTACTGTGAG CTTCAGTAATCTCTGCTACATGGCCACTCAGATAGCCTCGGGGATGAAGTACCTATCCTCACTTAACTTTGTTCATCGAGACTTGGCCACACGAAACTGTCTGGTGGGCAAAAAGTACACAATAAAGATAGCTGACTTTGGCATGAGCAGAAACCTGTACAGTGGGGACTACTATCGCATCCAGGGCCGGGCAGTGCTGCCTATACGCTGGATGTCATGGGAAAGCATCCTGCTG GGGAAGTTCACCACAGCCAGCGATGTTTGGGCCTTCGGGGTGACCCTGTGGGAGATACTAAACTTCTGCAAGGAACAGCCCTACTCTCAGCTCACTGATGAGCAGGTGATAGAAAACACGGGAGAGTTTTTCAGGGACCAGAAACGACAG ATCTACCTGCCTCAACCTGTGTTGTGCCCGGACTCGCTCTACAAGATTATGCTGAGCTGCTGGAGGAGGAATGCA
- the ddr2a gene encoding discoidin domain-containing receptor 2 isoform X2, producing MKHLWDIHFLLLILVYLLGGVTSQVNPGVCRYPLGMSGGQIQDEDISASSQWSESTAARYGRLDFEEGDGAWCPEITVEPDNLKEFLQIDLRSLHFITLVGTQGRHAGGMGNEFAQMYKIKYSRDGSRWISWRNRQGKQVIEGNRNAYDIVLKDLEPPIIARYVRFMPVTDHSMNVCMRVELYGCEWLDGLVSYNVPVGEQMNLPAYPVYLNDSVYDGAIIYSMTEGLGQLTDGVCGLDDFTVSHERNGWPGYDYVGWNNESFPSGFVEIMFEFDRIRNFTTMKVHCNNMFSRHVKAFRQVVCYFRSDSDWEATPLSFSPAADEKNPTARFVIVNLANHMASAIKCQFYFADAWMLFSEITFQSDTAMYNTTLAPPEQTPNTPPEDDPTHKVDDSNTRILIGCLVAIIFILVAIIVIMLWRQVWQKMLEKASRQMLDDELTTSLSIQSETLGYHTHNQSNTTNAQESNSTYEHIFPLGPDYQEPSRLISKLPEFSQRTEEPSKQANTVQDGVPHYAEADVVNLQGVTGSNTYAIPAVTMDLLSGKDVAVEEFPRKLLTFKEKLGEGQFGEVHLCEAEGMQEFMNKEFLFDITEDEPVLVAVKMLRSDANKNARNDFLKEIKIMSRLKDPNIIRLLAVCIHSDPFCMITEYMENGDLNQFLSRHEPEGHLALLSNAPTVSFSNLCYMATQIASGMKYLSSLNFVHRDLATRNCLVGKKYTIKIADFGMSRNLYSGDYYRIQGRAVLPIRWMSWESILLGKFTTASDVWAFGVTLWEILNFCKEQPYSQLTDEQVIENTGEFFRDQKRQIYLPQPVLCPDSLYKIMLSCWRRNAKERPSFQEIHRAILEIQS from the exons ATGAAGCACCTGTGGGACATTCACTTCCTCCTGCTCATCCTTGTCTATTTGTTAGGAGGCGTCACGTCACAGGTCAACCCAG GTGTGTGCCGGTATCCTCTGGGGATGTCAGGAGGACAGATACAGGATGAGGACATTTCTGCTTCTAGTCAGTGGTCTGAATCCACAGCTGCAAGATACGGCAG GTTGGACTTTGAGGAGGGCGATGGCGCGTGGTGTCCGGAGATAACAGTGGAGCCAGACAACCTGAAGGAATTCCTCCAGATTGACCTGCGCTCCCTCCACTTTATCACGCTCGTGGGCACCCAAGGTCGTCACGCAGGAGGCATGGGTAATGAGTTTGCCCAGATGTACAAGATCAAGTACAGTCGTGATGGCAGTCGCTGGATCTCGTGGAGAAACAGACAGGGCAAGCAG GTGATTGAGGGAAACAGAAACGCCTACGACATTGTCCTCAAGGACCTCGAACCGCCCATAATTGCTCGCTATGTCCGCTTCATGCCAGTCACAGACCACTCCATGAATGTCTGCATGAGAGTGGAGCTCTATGGCTGTGAATGGCTGG ACGGCCTTGTTTCATACAACGTTCCAGTGGGAGAACAGATGAATTTGCCCGCTTATCCTGTTTATCTCAATGACTCTGTGTATGATGGAGCGATCATCTACAG TATGACAGAGGGCTTGGGCCAGCTGACTGATGGAGTGTGTGGCCTGGACGATTTTACAGTAAGTCATGAACGCAATGGATGGCCAGGATATGACTACGTGGGCTGGAACAATGAGAGCTTCCCGAGTGGATTTGTAGAAATAATGTTTGAGTTTGACCGCATACGAAACTTTACCACGATGAAG GTCCACTGCAACAACATGTTCTCGAGACACGTCAAAGCCTTCCGTCAGGTGGTTTGTTACTTCCGCTCTGACTCGGACTGGGAGGCCACGCCACTCTCCTTCAGCCCAGCGGCGGATGAGAAGAATCCGACTGCCCGCTTCGTCATCGTCAACCTGGCTAATCACATGGCCAGTGCCATCAAGTGCCAGTTCTATTTTGCTGATGCCTGGATGCTGTTCAGCGAGATCACCTTCCAGTCAG ACACAGCCATGTACAACACAACGCTGGCTCCACCCGAGCAAACACCTAACACACCACCAG AAGATGACCCCACACACAAAGTAGATGACAGCAACACCcgcattctgattggctgtttagtGGCCATTATCTTTATCCTTGTAGCCATAATTGTGATTATGCTGTGGAGGCAGGTGTGGCAGAAGATGCTGGAGAAG GCCTCTCGTCAGATGCTGGATGACGAACTAACTACTAGTTTGTCAATACAGAGTGAAACACTGGGCTACCACACCCACAACCAGTCGAATACAACCAATGCACAGGAGTCTAATTCCACCTATGAGCACATCTTTCCTCTCGGTCCAGACTACCAGGAACCTTCGCGCCTCATAAGTAAGCTGCCGGAGTTTTCACAGAGAACAGAAGAGCCCAGTAAGCAGGCAAACACGG TCCAAGATGGCGTCCCTCACTACGCAGAGGCAGATGTTGTAAACCTACAAGGTGTAACTGGAAGCAACACCTATGCCATCCCTGCAGTAACTATGGACCTGTTGTCAGGGAAGGATGTTGCTGTGGAGGAGTTCCCACGAAAACTGCTCACATTTAAAGAGAAGCTTGGAGAAGGCCAGTTTGGAGAG GTCCACCTGTGTGAGGCAGAAGGAATGCAGGAGTTTATGAATAAAGAGTTTTTGTTTGACATCACAGAAGATGAGCCCGTCTTGGTGGCTGTGAAGATGCTCCGTTCAGATGCCAATAAAAATGCCAG GAATGACTtccttaaagaaataaagatcATGTCACGTTTGAAGGACCCCAACATCATTCGCCTCCTAGCTGTGTGCATCCACAGTGACCCTTTCTGCATGATCACAGAGTACATGGAGAACGGAGATCTCAACCAGTTCTTGTCCCGCCACGAACCAGAGGGACATCTTGCTCTGCTTAGCAATGCACCTACTGTGAG CTTCAGTAATCTCTGCTACATGGCCACTCAGATAGCCTCGGGGATGAAGTACCTATCCTCACTTAACTTTGTTCATCGAGACTTGGCCACACGAAACTGTCTGGTGGGCAAAAAGTACACAATAAAGATAGCTGACTTTGGCATGAGCAGAAACCTGTACAGTGGGGACTACTATCGCATCCAGGGCCGGGCAGTGCTGCCTATACGCTGGATGTCATGGGAAAGCATCCTGCTG GGGAAGTTCACCACAGCCAGCGATGTTTGGGCCTTCGGGGTGACCCTGTGGGAGATACTAAACTTCTGCAAGGAACAGCCCTACTCTCAGCTCACTGATGAGCAGGTGATAGAAAACACGGGAGAGTTTTTCAGGGACCAGAAACGACAG ATCTACCTGCCTCAACCTGTGTTGTGCCCGGACTCGCTCTACAAGATTATGCTGAGCTGCTGGAGGAGGAATGCA